One genomic window of Actinoplanes lobatus includes the following:
- a CDS encoding chitinase, producing the protein MRRSVVLSVAAVLAAACSAVYVASTASAATACAPAWSASAVYVKDNVASKGGNNYTAKWWTQGEDPAVKSGQWDVWINNGACGGVVNPSPSSSPTTSPSPSTSPSPSTSPSPSTSPSTPIPVGGLPKHALIGYLHASFANGAGYLRMADVPAEWDIINLSFGEPTSATSGDIRFTLCPATECPGVETEAEFIAAIKAKRAAGKKVLLSIGGANGQVQLTTTAARDKFVSSVSAIIDRYGLDGVDIDFEGHSLSLNTGDTDFKNPTTPVIVNLISAIKTLKTRYGAGFVLTMAPETFFVQLGYQYYGSGPWGGQDPRAGSYLPVIYALRDDLTVLHVQDYNSGSIMGLDNQYHSMGGADFHIAMTDMMLAGFPVAGNTANMFPALREDQIAFGAPSSTSAGNGYVAPAGVQQAVNCLVKGANCGGYTPRSGLNPNFRGLMTWSINWDRFYGWEFKNSHEPFLNALG; encoded by the coding sequence ATGCGTCGATCCGTGGTTCTCTCCGTGGCGGCTGTGCTGGCCGCCGCGTGCTCTGCCGTATATGTGGCCTCCACCGCCAGCGCCGCCACCGCTTGCGCGCCCGCCTGGAGCGCCTCCGCCGTCTACGTCAAGGACAACGTCGCGTCCAAGGGCGGCAACAACTACACCGCCAAGTGGTGGACCCAGGGCGAGGATCCGGCCGTCAAGAGTGGCCAGTGGGACGTCTGGATCAACAACGGCGCCTGCGGCGGCGTGGTGAACCCGTCCCCGTCGTCCTCCCCTACGACGTCGCCGTCCCCCTCCACGTCGCCCTCCCCGTCGACGTCACCGTCCCCGTCGACGTCGCCGAGCACCCCCATCCCCGTCGGTGGGCTGCCCAAGCACGCCCTCATCGGCTACCTGCACGCCAGCTTCGCCAACGGCGCCGGCTACCTGCGGATGGCCGACGTGCCGGCCGAGTGGGACATCATCAACCTGTCCTTCGGCGAGCCGACCAGCGCCACCTCCGGCGACATCCGGTTCACCCTCTGCCCCGCCACCGAGTGCCCGGGCGTCGAGACCGAGGCCGAGTTCATCGCCGCGATCAAGGCGAAGCGGGCCGCCGGCAAGAAGGTGCTGCTCTCCATCGGCGGCGCCAACGGCCAGGTCCAGCTCACCACCACGGCGGCCCGCGACAAGTTCGTCAGCTCGGTCAGCGCGATCATCGACAGGTACGGGCTGGACGGCGTCGACATCGACTTCGAGGGCCACTCGCTCTCGCTCAACACCGGCGACACCGACTTCAAGAACCCCACCACGCCGGTCATCGTCAATCTGATCAGCGCGATCAAGACCCTGAAGACACGGTACGGAGCGGGCTTCGTCCTCACGATGGCGCCCGAGACGTTCTTCGTCCAGCTCGGCTACCAGTACTACGGCTCCGGACCGTGGGGTGGCCAGGACCCGCGGGCCGGCTCCTACCTGCCGGTCATCTACGCGCTCCGTGACGACCTCACGGTCCTGCACGTCCAGGACTACAACTCCGGCTCGATCATGGGCCTGGACAACCAGTACCACTCGATGGGTGGCGCCGACTTCCACATCGCCATGACCGACATGATGCTGGCCGGATTCCCGGTCGCGGGCAACACCGCGAACATGTTCCCGGCGCTGCGCGAGGACCAGATCGCGTTCGGCGCGCCCAGCTCGACCAGCGCGGGCAACGGCTACGTGGCACCGGCCGGCGTGCAGCAGGCCGTCAACTGCCTGGTCAAGGGCGCCAACTGTGGTGGCTACACGCCGCGCAGCGGGCTCAACCCGAACTTCCGCGGCCTGATGACCTGGTCGATCAACTGGGACCGGTTCTACGGCTGGGAGTTCAAGAACAGCCACGAGCCGTTCCTGAACGCCCTGGGCTGA
- a CDS encoding cellulase family glycosylhydrolase, whose amino-acid sequence MRAKWWGGLAAVLTTAAAVLTMAQPAQAAAGFTVSGTRILDANGNTFLMRGVNHAHTWYPGQTSTSLANIKALGANTVRVVLASGQRWTANPASDVTTVISQCKANRLICVLEVHDTTGYGEQSGAATLAQAVDYWISIKSALTGQENFVVLNIGNEPYGNGTASANWTADTKTAITRLRAAGFQHQIMVDAPNWGQDWQFIMRDNAASVFAADPQRNTVFSIHMYGVFDTAAEINDYLGRFQSANLPIVVGEFGDNHSDGNPDEDTILATAQQRGIGYLGWSWSGNGGGVEYLDMVTSFNPAQLTSWGQRIFNGANGIKATAKEATVFGGVSPSPSVSSSSASPSPSPSTSTPPPAGGCTATYTISNQWGGGFQGSVTVKAGSSAITGWTVTWTWPNGQRFTNTWNTTVTTSGETVTARNAPYNGTLAAGATTSFGFTASSGATNAVPSPVSCAAS is encoded by the coding sequence ATGAGAGCGAAATGGTGGGGCGGCCTCGCGGCCGTCCTGACCACCGCCGCGGCAGTCCTGACCATGGCCCAGCCCGCCCAGGCCGCGGCCGGTTTCACCGTCTCCGGCACCCGCATCCTGGACGCTAACGGCAACACGTTCCTGATGCGTGGCGTCAACCACGCGCACACCTGGTACCCGGGCCAGACCAGCACCTCACTGGCGAACATCAAGGCCCTCGGCGCCAACACGGTCCGCGTCGTGCTGGCCAGCGGCCAGCGCTGGACGGCCAACCCCGCCTCGGACGTCACCACCGTGATCAGCCAGTGCAAGGCCAACCGGCTGATCTGCGTGCTCGAGGTGCACGACACGACGGGCTACGGCGAACAGTCCGGCGCCGCCACCCTCGCCCAGGCCGTCGACTACTGGATCTCCATCAAGAGCGCCCTGACCGGTCAGGAGAACTTCGTCGTCCTCAACATCGGCAACGAGCCGTACGGCAACGGCACCGCGTCCGCCAACTGGACCGCCGACACCAAGACCGCCATCACCCGGCTGCGTGCCGCCGGCTTCCAGCACCAGATCATGGTGGACGCGCCGAACTGGGGACAGGACTGGCAGTTCATCATGCGCGACAACGCCGCCTCGGTGTTCGCCGCCGACCCGCAGCGCAACACCGTCTTCTCGATCCACATGTACGGCGTCTTCGACACCGCCGCCGAGATCAACGACTACCTGGGCCGGTTCCAGTCGGCGAACCTGCCGATCGTGGTCGGCGAGTTCGGGGACAACCACTCCGACGGCAACCCCGACGAGGACACCATCCTCGCCACCGCACAACAGCGGGGCATCGGCTACCTCGGCTGGTCCTGGTCCGGCAACGGCGGCGGCGTCGAGTACCTGGACATGGTCACCAGCTTCAACCCGGCGCAGCTGACCAGCTGGGGCCAGCGGATCTTCAACGGCGCCAACGGGATCAAGGCCACCGCGAAGGAGGCCACCGTGTTCGGCGGGGTGTCGCCGTCGCCGTCGGTCAGCTCGTCATCGGCCTCGCCGTCGCCGTCCCCGAGCACCAGCACCCCGCCGCCGGCCGGCGGCTGCACCGCCACCTACACGATCAGCAACCAGTGGGGCGGCGGCTTCCAGGGCTCGGTCACCGTCAAGGCCGGCAGCAGCGCCATCACCGGCTGGACCGTGACCTGGACCTGGCCCAACGGGCAGCGCTTCACCAACACCTGGAACACCACGGTCACCACCTCCGGGGAGACGGTCACCGCCCGCAACGCGCCGTACAACGGCACGCTCGCCGCGGGCGCCACGACCAGCTTCGGGTTCACCGCCTCCAGCGGGGCGACCAACGCCGTACCGTCCCCGGTGAGCTGCGCGGCCTCGTAG